A genomic window from Pontibacillus halophilus JSM 076056 = DSM 19796 includes:
- the yhfH gene encoding protein YhfH: MLQSALEFFKSLPKKKCSDCGTDINEQADCYSNLCEKCNHPAR, encoded by the coding sequence ATGTTGCAAAGCGCACTCGAATTTTTCAAAAGTCTTCCGAAGAAGAAATGTTCCGATTGTGGCACAGACATTAATGAACAAGCGGATTGCTACTCCAACCTCTGCGAAAAATGTAATCATCCAGCACGCTAA
- a CDS encoding YkvA family protein gives MDEGQLQEKLEKGKRFYSSEKFWGKVRRYGKKAGGSVVYSVLLLYYTLQKPEVPKKTKATIIGALGYFILPLDLIPDVAAGVGYTDDLTVIGAALIQVAMYIDEETKEKAKEKLSDWFGGHADTTAIDQQLLQETDDE, from the coding sequence ATGGATGAGGGGCAGCTTCAAGAGAAACTGGAGAAGGGAAAGAGATTCTACTCTTCTGAGAAATTCTGGGGCAAAGTACGAAGGTATGGCAAGAAAGCGGGCGGCTCTGTCGTGTACAGCGTCCTCTTGCTTTACTACACCCTACAAAAACCAGAAGTACCAAAGAAAACGAAAGCTACAATTATCGGTGCGCTCGGGTACTTTATTCTTCCCCTTGATTTAATCCCAGATGTGGCTGCTGGTGTAGGGTATACAGATGATCTAACCGTGATCGGTGCGGCATTGATTCAAGTTGCTATGTATATCGACGAGGAGACGAAGGAAAAGGCGAAAGAGAAGTTGAGTGATTGGTTCGGTGGTCATGCAGATACGACTGCCATTGACCAGCAGCTTCTTCAAGAGACAGACGATGAGTGA
- a CDS encoding LacI family DNA-binding transcriptional regulator — MPTIEDVAKQAGLSRTTVSRVINDQPYVAEEKRQRVKEAMDLLGYVPNSSARRLRNQKTETIAILLPNITNPFFSHLIEAMEIKASAWGYRVIICQTHEDEKKELDYLELLRTKQVDGVIMTAVRNEWSKIKPYLTYGPIVLCNENVRGANLPVVYVDHEQAAYEATRHLIQQGCRHLAYLSGGNDSIVAQNRQKGFLKALNQSGLSPVLDEKMEGAYTIDHGRDVLHSLVQHHPNVDGVFTGSDEVAAGMIHEAKQLGLRVPDDLAVVGFDNQAISLLMSPSITTVEQPVTEMGEHCVETLVHYIEHPSVLFRQEIVFRHQLLVRDSTQQRVTMIS; from the coding sequence ATGCCGACCATTGAGGATGTGGCTAAGCAGGCTGGGCTTTCTCGTACGACGGTTTCACGTGTGATTAATGATCAGCCGTACGTAGCCGAGGAGAAACGACAACGAGTGAAGGAAGCTATGGATCTACTGGGGTACGTGCCGAACTCTTCAGCTCGTCGATTGCGAAATCAAAAGACGGAAACCATTGCGATACTACTACCGAACATAACCAATCCTTTCTTTTCACACCTGATTGAAGCGATGGAAATTAAGGCGTCTGCGTGGGGGTACCGCGTAATTATCTGTCAAACACATGAGGATGAGAAGAAAGAATTGGATTATTTGGAGTTGCTACGCACGAAGCAAGTGGACGGGGTCATTATGACTGCCGTTCGAAACGAGTGGTCTAAGATTAAACCTTACTTAACGTATGGTCCTATTGTTCTTTGTAACGAGAATGTGCGCGGTGCCAATTTGCCCGTTGTCTATGTCGACCATGAGCAGGCAGCCTATGAGGCAACGCGTCATTTAATTCAGCAAGGATGTCGTCACTTGGCGTACTTAAGCGGGGGAAATGATAGCATAGTGGCTCAAAATCGACAAAAAGGTTTTTTGAAAGCGCTTAACCAATCGGGGTTATCGCCTGTATTGGATGAGAAGATGGAAGGAGCTTATACCATTGATCACGGTCGGGACGTGCTGCACTCGCTTGTCCAGCACCATCCAAATGTAGATGGAGTGTTCACGGGGTCAGATGAAGTGGCTGCTGGAATGATTCATGAAGCGAAGCAGTTAGGCTTGCGTGTACCAGATGATCTTGCTGTTGTGGGATTTGATAATCAGGCGATATCGCTGCTTATGAGTCCATCCATCACAACAGTCGAACAACCTGTCACGGAGATGGGAGAGCATTGCGTAGAGACACTTGTCCACTATATTGAGCATCCATCTGTCTTATTTAGGCAAGAGATCGTGTTCAGGCACCAACTGCTCGTCCGGGATTCGACACAGCAGCGCGTCACAATGATTTCTTAA
- a CDS encoding lecithin retinol acyltransferase family protein, whose protein sequence is MGVFGGRKGFNKANTNPLTELRIVLGSGADLMADAIKNKVHTEIDKMEYIFETKPNGIRRPYKLSNIAQTAGMEYLRPGQILGVRRYIGHIIHYGVYIGMREVIHFSSPSDIKNNTIIQTTMDDFLKGEEYFFVANVEKSLKFGNLYTPEEAVWRAKSELGKKDYHLLLNNCEHFAFWCRTGRSFSDQDGQFINLKGIKTKSDYLLNDMDIPKTLIKVSGFSSEKRRNK, encoded by the coding sequence ATGGGGGTTTTTGGGGGTAGGAAGGGTTTCAATAAAGCAAATACTAATCCACTAACAGAATTGCGTATCGTCTTAGGGAGCGGGGCGGACCTAATGGCTGACGCCATAAAAAATAAAGTGCACACCGAAATTGATAAAATGGAATACATATTTGAGACAAAACCAAACGGAATCAGGCGTCCATATAAGCTCTCCAATATTGCGCAAACAGCGGGAATGGAATACCTAAGACCAGGGCAAATACTCGGTGTCAGACGGTACATAGGACATATTATTCATTACGGTGTTTATATTGGAATGCGGGAGGTCATCCACTTCTCAAGTCCGAGTGATATTAAGAACAATACGATTATCCAAACCACGATGGACGATTTCCTTAAAGGCGAAGAATATTTCTTTGTTGCAAATGTGGAGAAAAGTCTAAAGTTCGGGAATCTCTATACACCTGAAGAGGCAGTATGGAGAGCCAAGTCCGAGCTTGGAAAAAAAGACTACCATCTCTTATTAAACAATTGTGAGCATTTTGCATTCTGGTGTAGAACTGGTCGCAGTTTCTCGGACCAGGACGGGCAATTCATAAATCTCAAAGGGATTAAGACAAAATCAGATTACCTCTTAAATGATATGGATATACCCAAAACGTTGATAAAGGTAAGTGGCTTTTCAAGTGAAAAAAGACGTAATAAATAG
- the hemY gene encoding protoporphyrinogen oxidase gives MTMTERTIAIVGGGITGLATAYYLQKYIKEQQLPYRIQLLESSKELGGFLKTEERDGFTIERGPDSLIARKPSSFRLIEEVGLSDTVVGNATGQSYILANGKLNKMPRGSYMGIPVQVRPFLFSGLFSMKGKLRAGMDFVKPRGKETGDQSLGLFFRKRLGDEVVENLIEPLLSGIYSGDIDQLSLMSTFPNFYQLEQEHGSLIKGLKTMVPKQPKQKKKPSVFRTLTGGMSSLVNAIEERLDEGTVRFETGVDHIQRKEAGYHLLLTDGTVLKADSVVVTTPHKETERMLSQYDFLSPFKEMPATSVANVAMAFDQSAIKEDIDGTGFVVSRNEDYRITACTWTHKKWPHTTPDGKALLRVYVGKPSDQEIVNASDEEIQRVVLNDLNKVMNIEGEPEFSLITRWKESRAQYTVGHRERMETIREEMRSQLPGVYLAGASFDGLGVPDCIDQGEAAVQSVLAYLQQ, from the coding sequence ATAACGATGACTGAACGCACAATCGCAATTGTTGGCGGTGGCATAACAGGGCTTGCCACTGCCTATTACCTTCAAAAATACATAAAAGAGCAACAGCTTCCGTACCGCATTCAATTGTTAGAATCAAGCAAGGAACTCGGTGGCTTTCTTAAAACGGAAGAGCGAGACGGTTTCACAATCGAGCGCGGACCAGATTCTTTGATTGCAAGAAAGCCAAGTTCATTCCGACTCATTGAAGAAGTCGGATTATCCGACACGGTTGTCGGCAATGCCACTGGGCAATCTTACATTCTCGCAAATGGAAAGCTTAATAAGATGCCAAGAGGCTCTTACATGGGGATTCCAGTTCAGGTACGACCGTTTCTGTTTTCTGGCCTCTTTAGTATGAAAGGGAAGTTGCGGGCTGGAATGGATTTCGTGAAACCACGTGGTAAGGAAACTGGTGACCAATCTCTTGGCTTATTCTTCAGAAAGAGACTAGGAGATGAAGTGGTAGAGAACTTAATTGAACCGCTCCTTTCAGGTATTTACTCTGGAGATATTGACCAGCTTAGTCTCATGTCAACGTTCCCGAACTTCTATCAACTAGAGCAGGAACATGGCAGTTTAATTAAAGGCTTGAAGACGATGGTTCCTAAACAACCGAAACAAAAGAAAAAGCCAAGCGTCTTCCGTACGTTGACAGGTGGAATGAGTTCACTCGTGAACGCAATCGAGGAACGGCTTGATGAGGGAACGGTACGCTTCGAGACGGGTGTAGACCACATACAACGTAAAGAAGCAGGGTACCATCTTCTATTGACGGACGGAACCGTTCTTAAAGCGGATAGTGTTGTCGTTACAACGCCGCATAAAGAAACGGAACGGATGCTATCCCAGTATGACTTCCTGTCCCCGTTCAAAGAGATGCCCGCAACATCTGTTGCGAACGTAGCGATGGCATTTGACCAGTCCGCCATCAAGGAAGACATTGATGGAACTGGTTTCGTTGTATCGAGAAATGAAGACTACCGAATTACAGCGTGTACGTGGACCCACAAGAAATGGCCTCACACAACACCTGACGGGAAGGCTCTATTACGCGTATACGTTGGGAAACCTTCTGATCAAGAGATTGTAAACGCATCAGATGAAGAAATCCAACGCGTCGTTCTCAATGATCTGAACAAGGTGATGAACATTGAAGGAGAGCCAGAATTCTCCCTTATTACACGTTGGAAGGAATCAAGAGCCCAATATACAGTAGGCCACCGTGAGAGAATGGAAACGATTCGAGAAGAAATGCGATCGCAGTTGCCGGGCGTGTATCTAGCTGGTGCTTCCTTTGATGGCCTCGGAGTCCCAGATTGCATCGACCAAGGAGAAGCTGCTGTACAATCGGTATTGGCGTATCTTCAACAATAG
- the hemH gene encoding ferrochelatase, with product MAKKTMGLLVMAYGTPYKEEDLERFYTHIRRGRQPSQEALDELRERYDAIGGISPLARITQEQAEALRDRLNADQDEYEFKLYLGLKHIDPFIEDAVKQMAEDGVEEAVSIVLAPHYSTFSVKSYNGRAKEEAEKYGVTTITSVESWYDEPGFIQYWTEHIRKEYEKMSKEEYEKAVLVVSAHSLPEKIIQNGDPYPEQLKTTADLIADQLQIQNYAIGWQSEGNTPDPWIGPDVQDLTRDLYNEKGYRTFVYAPVGFVSDHLEVLYDNDYECKVVCDELGASYYRPEMPNTHPLFIETLAKVVLNQAKSRG from the coding sequence ATGGCAAAGAAAACAATGGGATTGCTTGTTATGGCATATGGTACACCATACAAAGAGGAAGATTTGGAGCGTTTTTACACACATATTCGTCGGGGAAGACAGCCTTCTCAGGAAGCATTAGATGAGTTGCGAGAGCGTTATGACGCAATTGGAGGCATCTCTCCCCTAGCTCGAATTACTCAAGAGCAGGCAGAAGCCTTACGTGACCGTCTAAATGCGGACCAGGATGAATACGAATTCAAATTATACTTAGGTCTTAAACACATTGATCCATTTATTGAAGATGCCGTGAAGCAAATGGCTGAAGATGGCGTTGAAGAAGCGGTCTCAATCGTATTAGCTCCTCATTATTCTACCTTTAGTGTGAAATCGTACAACGGTCGTGCGAAAGAAGAGGCAGAGAAATATGGGGTAACGACGATTACATCCGTTGAGAGCTGGTATGATGAGCCAGGCTTTATCCAGTACTGGACAGAACATATTCGTAAAGAGTATGAGAAGATGTCGAAAGAAGAATATGAGAAGGCAGTATTGGTCGTTTCTGCTCACAGTCTTCCAGAGAAGATTATTCAAAATGGCGACCCTTACCCTGAACAGCTGAAGACAACAGCAGACTTAATTGCCGACCAACTGCAAATACAAAATTATGCCATCGGTTGGCAAAGTGAAGGGAATACACCAGACCCTTGGATTGGGCCAGATGTGCAAGATTTAACACGTGACCTATACAACGAGAAGGGCTATCGTACGTTCGTCTATGCTCCAGTAGGTTTTGTATCCGATCACTTAGAGGTTCTTTATGACAATGACTACGAATGTAAGGTTGTCTGTGACGAACTAGGCGCAAGCTATTATCGTCCAGAGATGCCGAACACGCATCCGTTATTTATCGAAACATTGGCGAAAGTCGTACTCAATCAAGCAAAAAGCAGGGGATAA
- the hemE gene encoding uroporphyrinogen decarboxylase has product MTTPFNDTMLKAIRGEEAGHVPVWFMRQAGRSQPEYRKLKEKYSLFEITHQPELCAYVTRLPVEQYDVDAAVLYKDIMSPLPALGVDVEIRKGVGPVIHNPIRSKHDVEKLGEIDPEADVPYVLDTIKLLTQEQLNVPLIGFTGAPFTLASYMIEGGPSKNYNKTKAMMYSEPEAWFMLMDKLANMAIRYVKSQIAAGAKVIQVFDSWVGNLNVEDYRFYIKPTMERIFEALRPEGVPLIMFGVGAGHLTKEWSELPLDVVGLDWRTTIRDARGMGIKKALQGNLDPAILLSDWDTIESRVKAILDQGMEQPNYVFNLGHGVVPEIKPETLRKVTELVHTYSKRS; this is encoded by the coding sequence ATGACAACTCCATTTAATGACACAATGCTTAAAGCGATTCGAGGGGAGGAGGCGGGTCATGTTCCTGTTTGGTTTATGCGGCAGGCTGGTCGGTCTCAACCTGAGTATCGGAAGTTAAAGGAAAAGTATTCCTTATTTGAGATTACGCATCAGCCGGAGCTGTGTGCGTATGTGACGCGGTTGCCTGTTGAGCAATATGATGTGGATGCGGCTGTCTTGTATAAGGATATTATGTCTCCATTACCTGCGCTTGGGGTCGATGTAGAGATTAGAAAAGGGGTTGGGCCGGTTATCCATAACCCAATTCGATCTAAGCACGATGTGGAGAAGTTGGGTGAGATTGACCCAGAGGCGGATGTGCCTTACGTATTGGATACGATTAAATTGTTAACACAAGAGCAACTGAATGTGCCTCTAATTGGTTTCACAGGTGCGCCGTTTACTTTGGCGAGCTATATGATTGAAGGAGGACCTTCAAAGAATTACAACAAGACGAAGGCGATGATGTATAGTGAACCGGAAGCTTGGTTCATGTTGATGGATAAGCTTGCAAATATGGCGATTCGTTACGTGAAGTCTCAAATTGCGGCTGGGGCGAAGGTGATTCAAGTATTTGACTCTTGGGTTGGTAATCTAAATGTAGAAGACTATCGTTTCTATATTAAACCGACGATGGAACGTATCTTCGAAGCGCTTCGTCCAGAAGGGGTTCCGCTTATCATGTTTGGTGTGGGTGCTGGCCACTTAACGAAAGAGTGGAGTGAGCTGCCGCTTGATGTAGTTGGACTGGATTGGCGTACGACGATTCGCGATGCTCGCGGCATGGGAATAAAGAAAGCACTACAAGGGAACCTAGACCCTGCCATTCTATTATCGGATTGGGATACGATTGAATCTCGTGTCAAAGCGATTCTTGACCAAGGTATGGAACAGCCGAACTACGTGTTTAACTTAGGTCACGGAGTGGTACCTGAAATCAAACCAGAGACGTTAAGAAAAGTAACAGAACTGGTTCATACGTATTCGAAGAGATCCTAG
- a CDS encoding transglycosylase domain-containing protein: MNWKSWIERLPDWMKSKQAKWIYIGIASFLLLLIIGYNLLLLGGKMIVDERKFVLDTASTIETKDGETLTKMYQENRTIVELNEIPEHVQQAFIAVEDGDFYKHSGVDLTSTSRALIKDIIAMEKAEGGSTITQQLVKNLFLTNDKTWTRKFKEVMAALYVDKTLSKDEIMQYYLNTIYFGNGVYGIEAASRYYFNESISEVSISQGALLAAMPKGPNYYDPLDHPERAKDRRNIVLNRMHDEGMLSAEQVVKYSRSDLNTEHVSQSERPWLDSYVDLVVKEASDTYQLSEEELLQGGYRIVVGVDEAAQRLSYDMMKNGDYFPGTSERVQGSFLLMDDQSGEIVAAHGGRNYERGDLNRVNVKRQPGSTMKPLAVYGPALEQEEYEPYSLLTDEKATYNSYTPTNYDGRYAGQISLYKSLQLSKNASTIWLLNEMGLSYSKDYLSKLGIDVGDQGLAIGLGGLENGVTPVDLVRSYRTFNHGGKMIEPHTIVEIYDQNGELVEVFDEEQQEVFTSQTAWNMTRMLENVVAEGTASAGTYEKALAGKTGSTQHPNVEGATKDAWFVGYTPSYVGSVWMGYDRTTNEDYLTRGSSYPTTFMKDFLTEYDKQTDLTTAFTKPDGVQDLEPPINLPVLDDVRSEVRFGAFSFLSARLTWSPSSDERVEYRIYKEQDGKDDELVDAVTGQGVYTLDRVPVFSEARYYVVPYDRLTELEGQPSNIVDVRFSLRN, translated from the coding sequence ATGAATTGGAAATCATGGATTGAACGTTTGCCAGACTGGATGAAATCCAAGCAGGCAAAATGGATATATATTGGAATCGCATCCTTTCTGCTACTTCTCATAATTGGTTATAATCTGTTACTGCTAGGCGGCAAGATGATTGTCGATGAGCGGAAATTCGTATTAGATACAGCTTCCACCATTGAAACTAAAGACGGGGAAACGCTGACGAAGATGTATCAAGAGAATCGGACAATTGTGGAGCTAAATGAAATACCTGAACACGTGCAACAAGCTTTCATCGCGGTAGAAGATGGAGACTTCTATAAGCATAGTGGGGTGGATTTGACTTCCACGAGTCGAGCTTTAATCAAGGACATTATTGCCATGGAGAAAGCGGAGGGCGGTAGTACGATTACCCAACAATTAGTAAAGAACCTCTTCTTAACGAATGACAAGACGTGGACGCGTAAGTTCAAGGAAGTCATGGCTGCATTATATGTCGACAAGACTCTTTCGAAAGATGAAATCATGCAATATTATCTAAATACCATTTATTTCGGAAACGGCGTGTATGGCATTGAAGCAGCCTCTCGTTATTATTTCAACGAATCCATAAGTGAGGTGTCGATTTCTCAAGGCGCGCTACTTGCTGCAATGCCGAAGGGACCAAACTATTATGACCCTCTCGATCATCCAGAGCGTGCCAAAGACCGAAGAAACATCGTGTTAAACCGAATGCATGATGAGGGGATGCTCTCTGCTGAACAGGTTGTAAAGTATTCACGGAGCGACCTAAATACAGAGCACGTATCCCAGTCAGAACGTCCTTGGCTTGATAGCTATGTAGACCTTGTTGTGAAAGAAGCGAGTGATACGTATCAATTGAGCGAGGAAGAACTGCTGCAAGGCGGGTATCGAATTGTTGTCGGAGTAGATGAGGCTGCTCAAAGGCTTTCCTACGACATGATGAAGAATGGGGATTACTTCCCTGGCACAAGCGAGCGTGTCCAAGGATCATTTCTTCTAATGGACGACCAATCCGGAGAAATTGTAGCAGCTCATGGCGGTCGAAACTATGAGCGTGGTGACCTTAACCGCGTGAACGTAAAGCGTCAGCCAGGGTCTACAATGAAGCCCTTGGCCGTTTATGGGCCTGCACTGGAACAAGAAGAATACGAGCCATATAGTCTCTTGACCGATGAGAAAGCGACGTATAACTCGTACACACCAACCAACTATGACGGCCGATATGCAGGACAAATTTCCTTATACAAATCCCTGCAACTTTCAAAGAATGCTTCAACCATTTGGTTGTTGAATGAGATGGGGCTATCCTACTCAAAGGACTATCTTAGTAAGCTCGGAATTGATGTAGGAGACCAAGGCTTGGCCATTGGACTTGGAGGTTTGGAAAATGGTGTAACACCGGTTGATCTTGTTCGTTCCTATCGTACGTTCAATCATGGGGGTAAGATGATTGAACCCCATACCATCGTAGAAATCTATGACCAGAATGGTGAGTTGGTTGAGGTGTTTGACGAGGAGCAGCAGGAAGTGTTTACGTCGCAGACAGCTTGGAACATGACTCGGATGCTCGAAAATGTCGTAGCAGAAGGGACGGCATCAGCCGGAACCTATGAGAAAGCGTTAGCAGGTAAAACAGGCTCAACCCAGCACCCTAACGTGGAGGGAGCTACAAAGGATGCATGGTTCGTTGGCTATACCCCTTCCTACGTTGGATCCGTATGGATGGGATATGATCGAACAACCAACGAAGATTATTTAACTCGAGGCAGTTCGTACCCTACAACGTTTATGAAGGATTTCTTAACCGAATACGACAAGCAAACTGACCTCACCACTGCCTTCACGAAACCAGATGGCGTACAGGACCTAGAGCCACCAATCAACCTCCCAGTGCTAGACGATGTGCGCAGTGAAGTTAGATTTGGAGCGTTCTCGTTCTTATCTGCACGACTTACGTGGTCCCCATCAAGTGACGAGCGGGTAGAGTATCGAATCTATAAAGAACAAGACGGGAAAGACGATGAACTGGTCGATGCCGTCACAGGGCAAGGAGTATATACGCTAGACCGTGTACCTGTCTTTAGCGAAGCTCGATACTACGTTGTTCCGTATGACCGTCTTACTGAGTTGGAAGGCCAACCATCAAATATAGTAGACGTTCGATTCTCGCTACGTAATTAA
- a CDS encoding antibiotic biosynthesis monooxygenase family protein — MNVYMTKGTTDYLSKLQANASESIWLMQNEDGALAYYEGDNNPFQEPLTYEVVDHVNELKQEGYVVLNNIPVTDEGRPIFEDRFKNRAGAIEDTPGFQAIRILRPTGGDQTYVVFTQWKDELSFLDWKESQAFQKAHRNNGPQSKEKPSYIAGPSYLTKYHMSSTQ; from the coding sequence ATGAATGTTTATATGACGAAAGGGACTACCGATTACTTGAGTAAGCTTCAAGCGAACGCTTCTGAATCCATTTGGCTCATGCAGAATGAAGACGGAGCACTTGCCTACTACGAAGGGGACAACAACCCATTCCAGGAGCCACTTACATACGAAGTGGTCGACCATGTGAATGAGCTCAAACAAGAAGGGTACGTTGTGTTAAACAACATCCCAGTCACAGATGAAGGTCGTCCAATCTTTGAAGACCGGTTTAAGAATCGTGCTGGCGCCATTGAAGACACACCTGGCTTCCAGGCAATCCGAATTCTTCGTCCAACTGGTGGGGACCAAACGTATGTCGTCTTTACTCAATGGAAAGATGAGTTGAGCTTTCTTGATTGGAAAGAATCCCAGGCCTTCCAGAAGGCACATCGCAACAACGGACCACAAAGCAAGGAAAAGCCTTCTTACATTGCAGGTCCTTCCTACCTTACAAAGTATCATATGAGTTCAACACAATAA
- a CDS encoding thioredoxin family protein: protein MKKMIIIGAVIVLLLGTLITVVQLQNRQASEGNPYEKDNLHPETVDQLDDENYDNQILPRELNEKINNGEDLTVYFYSPTCIHCQNTTPILAPLAEDMGVDMKKLNLLEFENAWGEYGIESTPTLVHYEDGEEVKRIVGSQPEENFEAFFNEYVLDETK, encoded by the coding sequence ATGAAGAAAATGATTATCATTGGAGCCGTTATTGTCCTTCTTCTAGGGACATTAATTACAGTCGTTCAACTACAGAATCGTCAGGCGTCTGAAGGAAATCCTTATGAGAAAGATAACCTTCACCCAGAAACGGTCGATCAATTAGATGATGAGAATTACGACAATCAAATCTTGCCGCGTGAATTAAATGAAAAGATTAACAATGGGGAAGACTTGACTGTATACTTCTATAGCCCAACATGCATCCACTGCCAGAACACAACACCAATCCTTGCACCTTTAGCAGAAGATATGGGTGTGGATATGAAGAAGCTAAACTTGCTTGAATTTGAAAATGCGTGGGGTGAGTATGGGATTGAAAGTACGCCAACACTTGTTCATTATGAAGATGGGGAAGAAGTAAAGCGTATTGTTGGGTCTCAGCCAGAGGAGAATTTCGAGGCATTCTTTAACGAGTATGTATTGGATGAAACAAAATAG
- a CDS encoding disulfide oxidoreductase — MKRIENLLLVAWGQALIATLGSLFFSEIMKFVPCELCWFQRVLMYPLVVIYGLAVAKKDARIAYSGLFMSGIGILVAVYHYGVQKLPALQETGGACGIIPCTTQFINYGGFITIPFLSLLAFTVIFLTHLVLLRTIKESS; from the coding sequence ATGAAGAGGATAGAGAATCTATTATTGGTTGCTTGGGGGCAAGCCCTTATTGCAACGCTTGGGAGTTTATTTTTCTCTGAAATTATGAAATTTGTACCGTGTGAACTTTGCTGGTTCCAACGGGTACTCATGTATCCACTCGTGGTCATCTACGGCCTTGCCGTCGCCAAGAAAGATGCCCGCATCGCATATTCAGGGTTGTTCATGAGTGGAATAGGAATTTTAGTTGCGGTCTATCATTACGGTGTGCAGAAGCTTCCGGCTTTACAAGAAACAGGCGGGGCATGTGGAATTATTCCATGTACCACTCAATTTATCAATTACGGTGGCTTTATTACGATTCCATTCCTGTCATTACTTGCCTTTACGGTAATCTTCCTTACACACCTTGTATTACTTCGTACAATAAAGGAGAGTTCTTAA
- a CDS encoding phosphatase PAP2 family protein, whose protein sequence is MRCHLVIGSLYSIASKRRLLVLATISWSVLLGGSRYFLQAHYVSDVFAGFAYGYLFLVGWVNLYIVVTQRTIMTPFDKSTHT, encoded by the coding sequence GTGAGATGTCACTTAGTGATTGGTTCATTGTATTCCATTGCCTCTAAACGAAGACTACTCGTCTTAGCTACAATTAGTTGGAGTGTGCTCTTAGGCGGTAGCCGATATTTCTTGCAAGCTCACTATGTATCTGATGTATTCGCTGGTTTCGCTTATGGCTACCTCTTTCTTGTGGGATGGGTGAATCTCTACATAGTTGTAACTCAACGAACCATCATGACACCATTTGATAAATCGACACACACATAG
- a CDS encoding ferritin-like domain-containing protein: MDQKVEQLIEGLNTDLAHEYAASIMYTYYAATVQGLYYQVLKPFFEGEIGDEQGHALYLSEKIKTLGGTPTTTPAEVKQLTDVKDMLEEARRNEYDTIKRYEERRSQAEELGYTELVVKLDDMIADETHHMEEMDRLLADPRLQ, translated from the coding sequence ATGGATCAAAAAGTAGAACAGTTAATTGAAGGACTCAACACAGACCTTGCACACGAATACGCAGCAAGCATCATGTACACGTATTACGCAGCTACTGTACAAGGACTTTACTATCAAGTATTAAAACCATTCTTTGAAGGTGAAATTGGCGACGAACAAGGACATGCCCTTTACCTTTCTGAGAAGATTAAAACGCTAGGCGGCACTCCTACAACAACACCTGCAGAGGTTAAACAGCTTACAGATGTGAAGGATATGCTTGAAGAAGCACGCCGCAACGAATACGACACAATCAAACGTTATGAAGAACGTCGCTCTCAAGCTGAAGAACTTGGTTATACAGAGCTTGTCGTTAAACTTGATGACATGATTGCAGATGAAACGCACCATATGGAAGAGATGGACCGTCTACTAGCGGACCCTCGTCTACAATAA